From the Rhodocyclaceae bacterium genome, one window contains:
- a CDS encoding RidA family protein: MKKEHLPTGEAQKGRAYSPAVITEGGRIVWLAGQTALTDAEGKDLSGNFEAQAERIFDLLGATIARAGGTLADMVTMTVFINDPRNGDRFVALRGKRFPDGKYPASALITVSHFARPGLLIEIQGVAVVAE; the protein is encoded by the coding sequence ATGAAGAAGGAACACCTGCCCACCGGCGAGGCCCAGAAGGGCCGCGCCTATTCGCCAGCGGTGATTACCGAGGGCGGACGCATCGTCTGGCTCGCCGGGCAGACCGCGCTCACCGATGCCGAGGGCAAGGACCTGTCCGGCAACTTCGAAGCGCAGGCCGAGCGCATCTTCGACCTGCTCGGTGCGACCATTGCGCGCGCCGGCGGCACGCTCGCCGACATGGTGACGATGACCGTGTTCATCAACGACCCGCGCAATGGCGACAGGTTCGTCGCGCTGCGCGGCAAGCGCTTCCCCGACGGCAAGTACCCGGCGAGTGCGCTGATCACCGTCTCGCACTTCGCGCGGCCGGGCCTGCTGATCGAGATCCAGGGCGTCGCGGTGGTGGCTGAATGA
- a CDS encoding tripartite tricarboxylate transporter substrate binding protein — protein sequence MNRLLAGAAAAAAAVSMNAQAQDNFPNRPVRIVVPFSAGSATDILARAVAARLTEAWGQQVLSDNRPGALGIIGTEMVLKANPDGHTILMVSSGHAANATLAAKLPFDTVKDFSGIAPVAIVPNVLVVSPSSGVKSVRDLVELSKKRPNGLLYASAGIGSSTHLNGEVVRAALGLQAQHVPFKGVPEGLADVIGGRVDFFMVPLVASLSQIKAGKLLGLAVGTNKRSSVLPDLPTLVETYPNAGFDGWFGLLASSKSPRALVGRLNRDVNKVLSMPEVRELFLTQGAETMSMTPEQFDKFLAAEVVRLGKVVRESGAKAE from the coding sequence ATGAATCGCTTGCTTGCAGGTGCCGCCGCGGCGGCGGCCGCCGTATCGATGAATGCACAGGCACAGGACAACTTCCCGAACCGTCCGGTGCGGATCGTCGTGCCGTTCTCCGCCGGCAGCGCGACCGACATCCTGGCGCGGGCGGTTGCCGCGCGGCTCACCGAGGCCTGGGGCCAGCAGGTGCTGTCGGACAACCGTCCCGGCGCGCTCGGCATCATCGGCACCGAGATGGTGCTCAAGGCAAACCCCGACGGCCACACGATACTGATGGTGTCGTCCGGCCACGCGGCCAACGCGACGCTCGCGGCAAAGCTGCCGTTCGACACGGTGAAGGATTTCTCCGGCATCGCGCCGGTGGCCATCGTGCCGAACGTGCTGGTGGTGTCCCCGTCCTCCGGCGTCAAGAGCGTGCGCGACCTGGTCGAGCTGTCGAAGAAGCGGCCGAACGGGCTGCTCTACGCATCGGCCGGTATCGGCAGCTCCACCCACCTCAACGGCGAGGTGGTGCGTGCCGCACTCGGACTCCAGGCCCAGCACGTCCCGTTCAAGGGCGTACCCGAAGGCCTGGCCGACGTGATCGGCGGCCGGGTCGACTTCTTCATGGTGCCGCTGGTGGCCTCGCTCAGCCAGATCAAGGCCGGCAAGCTCCTTGGCCTGGCGGTCGGCACCAACAAGCGTTCGTCGGTGCTGCCCGACCTGCCGACGCTGGTCGAGACCTACCCGAACGCGGGTTTCGACGGCTGGTTCGGTCTGCTCGCGTCGTCGAAGTCGCCGCGCGCGCTGGTCGGTCGTCTGAACCGCGACGTGAACAAGGTACTGTCGATGCCCGAGGTGCGGGAGCTGTTCCTGACCCAGGGTGCCGAGACGATGTCGATGACGCCGGAGCAGTTCGACAAGTTCCTGGCCGCCGAGGTCGTGCGTCTGGGCAAGGTGGTGCGCGAGTCGGGCGCGAAGGCCGAGTAG
- a CDS encoding alpha/beta fold hydrolase codes for MADSQLQSALAHWAPRLIANGIPLTDFQDVTGSLASWSDWCKAWVARGDVHDALGETDLAAGHRLSAGEHFSRAAVCHHFAKFVFVDDLDQMKWAHMKAVASRAKALPLIDPPGERVEIPYMGTTLKGELRKPAGSVRPPVLVMCMGLDSCKEEMDAYERNFLERGIATLAFDGPGQGEAEYEFPIRGDYEVPVKAVFDWLETRSDIDHGRAALWGVSLGGYYAPRAAAFEKRAKACIALSGPYNMGANWDGLPELTRRAFQVRAKCATPEEGRKAAHTLSLEGLASKITCPLFIVAGKQDRIIPWQDAERLAREAGGPVELLMVEDGNHVVNNRAYRYRTQTADWMAARLGLPKR; via the coding sequence ATGGCCGATTCACAACTGCAGTCCGCACTGGCGCACTGGGCGCCGCGCCTCATCGCCAATGGCATTCCACTGACTGACTTCCAGGACGTCACCGGCAGCCTCGCCTCCTGGAGCGACTGGTGCAAGGCGTGGGTCGCCCGCGGCGACGTGCACGATGCGCTCGGCGAGACCGATCTCGCCGCCGGGCACCGTCTGTCGGCCGGTGAGCACTTCTCGCGCGCCGCCGTCTGCCATCACTTCGCGAAGTTCGTGTTCGTCGATGACCTCGATCAGATGAAGTGGGCGCACATGAAGGCGGTGGCATCGCGCGCGAAGGCGCTGCCGTTGATCGATCCGCCCGGCGAGCGGGTCGAGATCCCCTACATGGGTACCACGCTCAAGGGTGAACTGCGCAAGCCGGCCGGCAGCGTGCGCCCACCGGTGCTGGTAATGTGCATGGGCCTCGATTCCTGCAAAGAAGAAATGGACGCGTACGAGCGCAACTTCCTCGAGCGCGGCATCGCGACGCTGGCGTTCGATGGTCCGGGGCAGGGCGAGGCCGAATACGAGTTCCCGATCCGCGGCGACTACGAGGTTCCGGTGAAGGCGGTGTTCGACTGGCTCGAGACGCGCAGCGACATCGACCATGGCCGTGCCGCCCTGTGGGGCGTCTCGCTCGGCGGTTACTATGCACCGCGGGCTGCGGCTTTCGAGAAACGGGCGAAGGCCTGCATCGCGCTGTCCGGCCCGTACAACATGGGCGCCAACTGGGACGGGCTACCGGAACTCACCCGTCGTGCGTTCCAGGTGCGTGCCAAGTGCGCGACGCCCGAGGAAGGCCGCAAGGCGGCGCATACGCTGTCGCTCGAGGGGCTGGCGTCGAAGATCACTTGCCCATTGTTCATCGTCGCCGGCAAGCAGGACCGTATCATCCCGTGGCAGGACGCGGAGCGGCTTGCCCGCGAGGCGGGTGGTCCGGTCGAACTGCTGATGGTCGAGGATGGCAACCACGTGGTGAACAACCGCGCGTACCGCTACCGTACGCAGACCGCCGACTGGATGGCGGCTCGGCTCGGCCTTCCGAAGCGATAG
- a CDS encoding FadR family transcriptional regulator — protein MPERPDADYLDVRGPFLLRRTTFTALQDTPALNQSTHWFSFGRAMASRIRNRASTRELRTFVLAQAGTADGPGSKLPTEREFALRFALPRNAVRRTLADLEAEGRIHREVGRGTFIAAVPAPAPTDLPTVARASPGELMDARLRIEPAAVELIVVNATPADYERMDHCLDRAEAAVTLGEFELWDAALHQAMAAAAHNALIAGIFELFHAARQQTEFGKLRNRIVTETLRLEYQRQHRAIVAALKARDAAAARAAVTAHLTCAHRNLFEG, from the coding sequence TTGCCCGAGCGGCCTGATGCAGACTACCTAGATGTCAGAGGGCCTTTTTTGTTGCGCCGCACCACCTTTACCGCATTGCAGGATACGCCCGCATTGAACCAATCGACGCATTGGTTTAGTTTTGGCAGGGCCATGGCATCCCGCATCCGGAACCGAGCCTCGACGCGTGAATTGCGCACGTTCGTGCTCGCGCAGGCGGGCACTGCGGACGGCCCCGGCAGCAAACTGCCGACCGAGCGCGAGTTCGCGCTGCGCTTCGCCCTGCCGCGCAACGCGGTCCGGCGGACGCTGGCCGACCTGGAGGCCGAAGGCCGCATTCACCGCGAGGTCGGGCGCGGCACCTTCATCGCGGCAGTGCCGGCGCCGGCACCGACCGACCTGCCGACCGTCGCCCGCGCAAGCCCGGGAGAACTGATGGATGCGCGGCTGCGCATCGAGCCCGCCGCGGTCGAACTGATCGTGGTCAACGCCACCCCGGCCGACTACGAACGCATGGACCATTGCCTCGACCGAGCCGAAGCGGCGGTGACGCTCGGCGAGTTCGAACTGTGGGATGCCGCGCTCCACCAGGCGATGGCCGCAGCGGCCCACAACGCATTGATCGCCGGCATATTCGAACTGTTCCACGCTGCGCGACAGCAGACGGAGTTCGGCAAGCTGCGCAACCGGATCGTCACCGAGACACTGAGACTGGAGTACCAGCGTCAGCATCGCGCCATCGTCGCTGCGCTCAAGGCGCGCGATGCCGCCGCTGCGCGCGCGGCGGTCACCGCCCACCTCACCTGCGCGCACCGGAACCTGTTCGAGGGCTGA
- a CDS encoding MBL fold metallo-hydrolase, with amino-acid sequence MQKPSATRIRSCLATARPWLAALMLLASIPLSAPATAAAAATTASPADLARFDNFKARKGIPMELKQVAPDLWFLYDDLSSNAAFLVTDEGVLVIDSRQHPQHGRELIAMIRKVTDKPIRWLVNTHAHGDHYYGNPPFREIGATIIAHRDTVAGMIKNERLEFSRRQAFFRSQNLDPKEVRTVLPDMMFDTTLRIGSGQRVAEIFYWGPGQNPGDTMIYFPHAKAVFIGGPFARKNWSNMSFSPSIDGWITLLNKVAALPVDLFLPGHGDVSTREDVLDEVKLLADVQADVKKAIAAGMTREQIVKELRFPQYANLRNYERIDVFLEALHHLFTTGKPMFPYP; translated from the coding sequence ATGCAGAAACCATCGGCAACCCGTATCCGTTCGTGCCTCGCCACCGCGCGTCCATGGCTGGCCGCACTGATGCTGCTGGCTTCCATTCCGCTGTCGGCACCCGCCACGGCGGCCGCCGCAGCCACCACCGCATCCCCGGCCGACCTCGCACGCTTCGACAACTTCAAGGCGCGCAAGGGCATCCCGATGGAACTCAAGCAGGTCGCGCCAGACCTCTGGTTCCTGTACGACGACCTGTCGTCCAATGCCGCCTTCCTGGTTACCGACGAGGGCGTACTGGTGATCGATTCGCGCCAGCATCCACAGCACGGTCGCGAACTGATCGCGATGATCCGCAAGGTCACCGACAAGCCGATCCGCTGGCTGGTAAACACCCATGCGCACGGCGACCACTACTACGGCAACCCGCCCTTCCGCGAGATCGGCGCGACCATCATCGCCCACCGCGACACCGTGGCCGGGATGATCAAGAACGAGAGGCTCGAGTTCAGCCGCCGCCAGGCGTTCTTCCGGTCGCAGAACCTCGACCCGAAGGAAGTGAGGACGGTGCTGCCGGACATGATGTTCGACACCACACTGCGCATCGGTTCGGGCCAGCGCGTCGCCGAGATCTTCTACTGGGGCCCCGGCCAGAACCCGGGCGACACGATGATCTATTTCCCGCATGCCAAGGCGGTGTTCATCGGCGGCCCGTTCGCACGCAAGAACTGGTCGAACATGTCGTTCAGCCCGTCGATCGACGGCTGGATCACGTTGCTCAACAAGGTCGCTGCCCTGCCGGTCGACCTGTTCCTGCCGGGCCATGGCGACGTCAGCACGCGCGAGGACGTGCTCGACGAGGTGAAGCTGCTGGCCGACGTGCAGGCCGATGTGAAGAAGGCGATCGCCGCCGGCATGACCCGGGAGCAGATCGTGAAGGAACTGCGCTTCCCGCAGTACGCCAACCTGCGCAACTACGAGCGCATCGACGTGTTCCTCGAGGCGCTGCACCACCTGTTCACCACCGGCAAGCCGATGTTCCCGTATCCCTGA
- a CDS encoding alpha/beta fold hydrolase gives MPVIEVTGHAVEYHQWGGPSGSSPELVLIHSLLTDASVFEGIAPVLARSRRVTTINLPGYGASAARPLETIAGYAAFLREAMDALALPVTADLFANGFGAFVATVFALDNPGRIRRLVVADVNAGFPAEGRLPFGMMAGKVTEGGMETVLDAAIGRMFPEPFQQANPAVVADRKQRLATADPAAFARACRALAALDLADRLPALTVPTCVLCGELDRTTPPELAERMASLIPGAGYASIPGSGHCPMLEQPTALVALIEGALA, from the coding sequence ATGCCCGTCATCGAAGTGACTGGACACGCCGTCGAATACCACCAGTGGGGTGGCCCGTCGGGCAGCAGCCCGGAACTGGTCCTGATCCATTCGCTGCTGACCGATGCCAGCGTGTTCGAGGGCATTGCCCCGGTGCTCGCCAGGTCGCGCCGGGTGACCACGATAAACCTGCCCGGGTATGGTGCGAGCGCGGCTCGCCCGCTGGAGACCATCGCCGGCTACGCCGCGTTCCTGCGCGAGGCGATGGACGCACTGGCACTGCCGGTGACGGCCGACCTGTTCGCCAACGGCTTCGGTGCGTTCGTCGCGACAGTCTTTGCGCTGGACAACCCGGGCCGCATCCGCCGGCTGGTGGTCGCCGACGTGAATGCGGGCTTCCCCGCGGAAGGGCGTCTGCCGTTCGGAATGATGGCCGGCAAGGTCACCGAGGGTGGCATGGAGACCGTGCTCGATGCCGCGATCGGCCGCATGTTTCCCGAACCGTTCCAGCAGGCCAACCCGGCCGTGGTCGCAGACCGCAAGCAGCGCCTGGCCACTGCCGACCCGGCTGCTTTCGCACGGGCCTGCCGCGCGCTGGCAGCCCTCGACCTGGCGGACCGGCTGCCTGCGCTGACGGTCCCGACCTGCGTCCTGTGCGGCGAACTCGACCGCACGACGCCGCCGGAACTGGCCGAGCGGATGGCATCGCTGATTCCGGGTGCGGGTTATGCTTCCATTCCCGGCAGCGGCCACTGTCCGATGCTCGAACAACCCACGGCGCTCGTCGCGCTGATCGAAGGAGCGCTCGCATGA
- a CDS encoding aldehyde dehydrogenase — MPTSATATHAVPTRGLFIDGAERPASSADLIDVFDPSRGEVIARIGHATDADVDAAVQSARRAFASGPWATMTVRARARLVNTLADALEAHLEELYQLETRNNGRPITETRAQLGRLPDFFRYNAGLALARRDAVIPVEGDYLCYTQRSPIGVVGNCTPFNHPLMIMAKSLAPVFASGCTTVVKCSEYTPLTTLRLAQIFVEAGLPAGVFNVVTGLGATTGKALAEHPGIDKFVLTGGTEAGRISGALAARHFAHQTMELGGKTPVIVFDDYDLEQAVNYAAFGAFIAAGQTCVCAARHIVQRSIHDEFVERLARKAAAIRVGDPALPGTQMGPVISARQRERVLRLVDIARHEGAHAVTGGGRPAHLEGALAGGYFLEPTVFAGVTPSMTIAREEVFGPVTVVIPFDTEDEAVRIANDSPYGLAAGVRTADVARAHRIARRVDCGIFWINDHHRLDPASPWGGVKDSGIGSEFGTESFDAHFNVKAVMTNVSGKPFDWYGTVEGARRLN; from the coding sequence ATGCCGACGTCTGCCACCGCCACCCACGCCGTCCCCACCCGTGGCCTGTTCATCGACGGCGCCGAGCGTCCGGCCTCGTCGGCGGACCTGATCGATGTCTTCGACCCCTCGCGCGGCGAGGTGATCGCGCGCATCGGCCACGCCACCGACGCGGATGTCGATGCCGCGGTGCAGTCCGCGCGCCGGGCCTTCGCCAGCGGCCCCTGGGCGACGATGACGGTGCGTGCCCGGGCACGGCTCGTCAACACGCTGGCCGATGCGCTGGAAGCCCACCTGGAAGAGCTGTACCAGCTCGAGACCCGCAACAACGGCCGGCCGATCACCGAGACGCGGGCACAACTCGGCCGCCTGCCGGACTTTTTCCGCTACAACGCCGGGCTCGCGCTGGCGCGTCGCGATGCGGTGATCCCGGTCGAGGGGGACTATCTCTGCTACACCCAGCGCTCGCCGATCGGCGTGGTCGGCAACTGCACGCCGTTCAACCATCCGCTGATGATCATGGCGAAGAGCCTGGCCCCGGTGTTCGCCTCCGGATGCACCACCGTGGTCAAGTGCTCCGAGTACACGCCGCTGACGACCTTGCGGCTGGCGCAGATCTTCGTCGAGGCCGGGCTGCCGGCTGGCGTGTTCAACGTCGTGACCGGCCTGGGTGCGACGACCGGCAAGGCGCTTGCCGAACACCCCGGCATCGACAAGTTCGTGCTGACCGGCGGCACCGAGGCCGGACGGATCTCGGGCGCGCTGGCCGCGCGCCACTTCGCGCACCAGACGATGGAACTGGGTGGCAAGACGCCGGTCATCGTTTTCGACGACTACGACCTCGAACAGGCGGTGAACTACGCGGCGTTCGGCGCCTTCATCGCCGCCGGCCAGACCTGCGTCTGCGCGGCACGACATATCGTCCAGCGCAGCATCCACGACGAGTTCGTCGAGCGACTCGCGCGCAAGGCTGCGGCGATCCGGGTCGGCGACCCGGCGCTGCCTGGCACGCAGATGGGTCCGGTGATCTCGGCGCGCCAGCGCGAGCGCGTGCTGCGCCTGGTCGACATCGCCCGGCACGAGGGCGCGCATGCGGTGACCGGCGGCGGCCGGCCGGCCCACCTCGAAGGCGCGCTGGCCGGCGGGTACTTCCTCGAGCCGACCGTGTTCGCCGGCGTCACGCCATCGATGACCATCGCGCGCGAGGAAGTGTTCGGGCCGGTGACCGTGGTGATCCCGTTCGACACCGAGGACGAAGCGGTGCGCATCGCCAACGACTCGCCGTACGGACTCGCCGCCGGCGTGCGCACCGCCGATGTCGCGCGGGCGCACCGGATCGCACGCCGCGTCGACTGCGGCATCTTCTGGATCAACGACCACCACCGGCTCGATCCCGCCTCGCCCTGGGGCGGGGTGAAGGATTCCGGCATCGGTTCGGAGTTCGGCACCGAATCGTTCGACGCCCATTTCAACGTGAAGGCGGTGATGACCAACGTGTCGGGCAAGCCGTTCGACTGGTACGGCACGGTCGAGGGCGCGCGCCGGCTGAACTGA
- a CDS encoding ABC transporter ATP-binding protein has protein sequence MSEPTAARPGSPPPRLQLEGITRHYPGVKANDGIDLHVAAGEIHAVLGENGAGKSTLMKIIHGSVRPDAGTVRWNGEPVQLASPAMAQALGISMVYQHFSLFETLTVAENVWLGLPRGETLASVARRIEAMGTSYDLAVDPGSPVHALSVGERQRVEIIRALLGAPRLLILDEPTSVLAPQAIDGLFATLRRLAAEGCSILYVSHKLDEIRALCDRCTVLRAGRVTGEVVPAQETPASLSRLMIGTEPPPLTRRNVAPGPVALSVHALSMQGETVHGTPLEQVSLQVRTGEILGIAGVSGNGQQALLAALSGERTVDRTGDRAAIRLFEHPVGGLGPRERRRLGLHFVPEERLGRGAVPALGLDRNTLLTRDEGVGRGGCLKPDAMRALARRLIERFGVRAEGPASAARSLSGGNLQKFIVGREIDAAPRVLVVAQPTWGVDVGAAALIRAELLALRERGGALLVVSEDLDELFALCDRLQVIARGRLSPSLPIADASPARIGEWMSGLWPQAVMADAAAAAVPAAR, from the coding sequence TTGTCCGAGCCTACCGCCGCGCGCCCCGGAAGCCCGCCGCCCCGACTGCAGCTCGAGGGCATCACCCGCCACTACCCCGGGGTGAAGGCGAACGACGGCATCGACCTGCACGTCGCCGCGGGCGAAATCCATGCGGTGCTCGGCGAGAACGGCGCGGGCAAGAGCACGCTGATGAAGATCATCCACGGCTCGGTGCGACCCGACGCGGGCACCGTACGCTGGAACGGTGAACCGGTGCAACTCGCCAGCCCCGCGATGGCGCAGGCGCTGGGCATCAGCATGGTCTACCAGCACTTCAGCCTGTTCGAGACGCTGACGGTCGCCGAGAACGTCTGGCTCGGCCTGCCGCGCGGGGAAACACTGGCCTCGGTCGCACGCCGCATCGAGGCGATGGGTACCAGCTACGACCTCGCGGTCGATCCGGGCAGCCCGGTGCATGCCCTGTCGGTGGGCGAGCGCCAGCGCGTGGAGATCATCCGTGCGCTGCTCGGCGCGCCCAGGCTGCTGATCCTCGACGAGCCGACCTCGGTGCTGGCCCCGCAGGCGATCGACGGCCTGTTCGCGACCCTGCGGCGCCTGGCGGCCGAAGGCTGCTCGATCCTCTACGTGAGCCACAAGCTCGACGAGATCCGCGCGCTGTGCGACCGCTGCACGGTGCTGCGCGCCGGGCGGGTGACTGGCGAGGTCGTGCCCGCGCAGGAGACCCCGGCCAGCCTGTCGCGGCTGATGATCGGGACCGAGCCCCCACCACTGACCCGCAGGAACGTCGCCCCGGGCCCGGTTGCCCTGTCGGTGCATGCGTTGTCGATGCAGGGCGAGACGGTGCATGGCACGCCCCTGGAGCAGGTATCGCTGCAGGTGCGGACCGGCGAGATCCTCGGCATCGCCGGCGTCTCGGGCAACGGCCAGCAGGCGCTGCTCGCGGCGCTGTCGGGCGAACGTACAGTCGATCGCACCGGCGATCGCGCCGCGATCCGGCTGTTCGAGCATCCGGTCGGCGGGCTCGGGCCGCGCGAGCGGCGCAGGCTCGGCCTGCACTTCGTGCCGGAGGAGCGGCTCGGGCGCGGTGCGGTACCGGCACTCGGGCTCGACCGCAACACTCTGCTCACCCGCGACGAGGGTGTCGGCCGCGGCGGCTGCCTGAAGCCGGACGCCATGCGAGCGCTGGCGCGGCGCCTGATCGAGCGCTTCGGCGTCCGTGCCGAGGGCCCGGCCAGCGCCGCGCGCTCGCTGTCCGGCGGCAACCTGCAGAAGTTCATCGTCGGGCGCGAGATCGATGCCGCCCCCCGGGTACTGGTCGTCGCACAACCGACCTGGGGCGTCGACGTCGGCGCCGCCGCACTGATCCGCGCCGAACTGCTCGCGCTGCGCGAGCGCGGCGGTGCGCTGCTGGTAGTGAGCGAAGACCTCGACGAACTGTTCGCACTGTGCGACCGCCTGCAGGTGATCGCACGCGGCCGCCTGTCGCCGTCGCTGCCGATCGCCGATGCCTCGCCCGCACGGATCGGCGAATGGATGTCCGGGCTCTGGCCACAGGCGGTGATGGCCGATGCTGCCGCAGCCGCAGTGCCGGCTGCCCGATGA
- a CDS encoding ABC transporter permease, which translates to MSIASPLIALLLTALLAAVLFVALGKDPWRGLSVFFIEPLSGWRPASEVLLKATPLALCALGLSLCYRSNIWNVGAEGQFLLGAIAAGGMALWIGGPHGALGSLAAGDGVFATLAGRPLQLPLVLLAGVAGGAAWAAITALLRDRCNANEILVSLMLVYVAQQLLGYLVFGPWKDPAGFNFPQTSTFAASTWLPPLMAGTRLHWGFVLALLAVPLFWFVLFRSWRGFQLDVSGQAPAAARYAGFSARRALWTALLVSGGMAGLAGAMEVAGPLRQLTPHVSTGYGFTAIIVVFVGRLHPVGILLAAILLSMMLIGGEYAQSRLGLPGALTGVFQGSMLFMLLACDTLIHSRVRWQRARPVSS; encoded by the coding sequence ATGTCGATCGCCTCGCCGCTGATCGCGCTGCTGCTGACCGCGCTGCTTGCTGCCGTGCTGTTCGTCGCACTCGGCAAGGACCCGTGGCGCGGGCTGTCGGTTTTCTTCATCGAGCCGCTGTCCGGCTGGCGGCCGGCGAGCGAAGTACTGCTCAAGGCCACGCCACTGGCGCTTTGCGCGCTCGGGCTGTCGCTGTGCTACCGCAGCAACATCTGGAACGTGGGCGCAGAAGGACAGTTCCTGCTGGGTGCGATCGCTGCAGGCGGCATGGCGCTCTGGATCGGCGGGCCGCACGGTGCGCTGGGCAGCCTCGCGGCTGGCGACGGCGTCTTCGCGACACTCGCGGGGCGCCCGCTGCAACTGCCGCTGGTGCTGCTCGCCGGCGTGGCCGGCGGGGCCGCCTGGGCCGCGATCACCGCGCTGCTGCGCGACCGCTGCAACGCCAACGAGATCCTGGTCAGCCTGATGCTGGTCTACGTGGCGCAGCAGCTGCTCGGTTACCTGGTATTCGGGCCGTGGAAAGATCCTGCGGGCTTCAACTTCCCGCAGACGTCGACCTTCGCTGCGTCGACCTGGCTGCCGCCGCTGATGGCCGGCACGCGGCTGCACTGGGGCTTCGTGCTGGCGCTGCTCGCGGTACCACTGTTCTGGTTCGTGCTGTTCCGCTCCTGGCGCGGTTTCCAGCTCGACGTGTCCGGACAGGCGCCAGCGGCGGCGCGCTACGCAGGTTTCTCCGCCCGACGCGCGCTCTGGACTGCGCTGCTCGTCTCCGGTGGCATGGCAGGGCTGGCCGGTGCGATGGAAGTGGCGGGACCGCTGCGCCAGCTGACGCCGCACGTTTCCACCGGCTACGGATTCACCGCGATCATCGTCGTCTTCGTCGGCCGGCTGCATCCGGTGGGTATCCTGCTGGCCGCCATCCTGCTGTCGATGATGCTCATCGGTGGCGAGTATGCGCAGTCGCGCCTCGGCCTGCCCGGCGCGCTCACCGGCGTGTTCCAGGGTTCGATGCTGTTCATGCTGCTCGCCTGCGACACCCTGATCCATTCCCGCGTGCGCTGGCAGCGCGCCAGGCCGGTGTCATCGTGA
- a CDS encoding ABC transporter permease: protein MNETVLLLAAAIASGTPLVLAGLGLLINEKAGVVNLGAEGMMLIAAVAGFATAFGTGSEVLALGAGALAGATAAAVFGLLVIGLNANQYAAGLALSLFGGGFSAFVGIGYVGRKLGDPVAPLAGSIGHWLAELPLIGPLLFGQHPIVWLSLALTVAVAWLLYRTRAGLVLRAIGESPESAHALGYPVRLIRFAAVVTGGALCGVAGACLSVVYAPMWVEGLVAGRGWIALALTTFATWRPGRVLLGAWLFGGVTLLQFHLQAQGVAIASQLLAMLPYVATIVVLALISRNPAWIRANMPASLGRPFHAD from the coding sequence GTGAACGAGACCGTGCTGCTGCTTGCCGCTGCCATCGCCTCGGGCACGCCACTGGTGCTCGCAGGGCTGGGGCTGCTGATCAACGAGAAGGCCGGGGTGGTCAACCTCGGGGCCGAGGGGATGATGCTGATTGCCGCAGTCGCGGGCTTCGCCACCGCTTTCGGCACCGGCAGCGAAGTGCTCGCGCTCGGTGCCGGCGCGCTCGCCGGGGCCACCGCGGCGGCTGTCTTCGGATTGCTGGTGATCGGGCTCAACGCGAACCAGTATGCGGCAGGGCTGGCGCTGTCGCTGTTCGGAGGCGGCTTCTCCGCCTTCGTCGGCATCGGCTATGTCGGCAGGAAGCTGGGCGACCCGGTGGCACCGCTGGCCGGGTCGATCGGACACTGGCTGGCTGAACTGCCGCTGATCGGCCCGCTGCTGTTCGGTCAGCATCCGATTGTCTGGCTGTCACTCGCGCTGACCGTGGCCGTCGCATGGCTGCTCTACCGCACGCGTGCCGGGCTGGTACTGCGCGCGATCGGCGAGTCTCCGGAGTCGGCGCATGCGCTCGGCTATCCGGTGCGCCTCATCCGCTTCGCGGCGGTGGTCACGGGCGGTGCATTGTGCGGCGTGGCCGGTGCCTGCCTGTCGGTGGTCTACGCGCCGATGTGGGTCGAAGGACTGGTGGCCGGACGCGGCTGGATCGCCCTGGCGCTCACCACCTTCGCCACCTGGCGTCCCGGCCGGGTGCTGCTCGGCGCCTGGCTGTTCGGTGGCGTCACGCTGCTGCAGTTCCACCTGCAGGCGCAGGGCGTGGCGATCGCCAGCCAGCTGCTGGCCATGCTGCCCTACGTCGCGACGATCGTCGTGCTGGCGCTGATCAGCCGTAATCCGGCGTGGATACGCGCCAACATGCCGGCCTCACTGGGTCGGCCTTTCCACGCCGACTGA